The Gillisia sp. Hel_I_86 genome has a segment encoding these proteins:
- the fabF gene encoding beta-ketoacyl-ACP synthase II codes for MELKRVVVTGLGALTPIGNNVEEYWSALVAGKSGCAPITYFDAEKFKTKFACELKNFNVLDFFDRKEARKLDRFAQYAIVASDEAIKDSGIDLNVVDKHRVGVIWGAGIGGLETFQDEVINFSEGDGTPRFNPFFIPKMIADIAPGNISIRHGFMGPNYTTVSACASAANAMFDALNNIRLGYSDIIISGGSEAAVTKAGMGGFNAMHALSTRNESPETASRPFDATRDGFVLGEGAGALVLEEYEHAKARGAKIYAEFIGGGLSSDAYHMTAPHPEGTGVVAVMENCLQNAGLKPQDVDAINTHGTSTPLGDVAELKAISKVFGEHAKKININSTKSMTGHLLGAAGAIEAISSILSMKHGIVPPTINHEHRDENIDPELNLTLNTAQKRKVNVVMSNTFGFGGHNACVLFKKLDE; via the coding sequence ATGGAGTTAAAGCGAGTAGTAGTTACAGGCTTGGGGGCCCTTACACCTATTGGGAACAATGTTGAAGAATATTGGAGCGCATTGGTGGCCGGTAAAAGCGGTTGTGCACCTATAACCTATTTTGATGCTGAAAAGTTCAAAACAAAATTCGCTTGTGAACTCAAAAATTTTAATGTTCTTGATTTTTTCGACCGTAAAGAAGCTAGGAAACTAGATAGGTTTGCGCAATACGCAATTGTTGCGTCCGATGAAGCCATTAAAGACTCCGGGATAGACCTAAATGTTGTGGATAAACATAGGGTTGGGGTAATTTGGGGAGCAGGAATTGGAGGACTGGAAACATTCCAAGATGAGGTGATCAATTTCTCTGAAGGAGATGGAACCCCTCGTTTTAATCCATTTTTTATCCCTAAGATGATCGCAGATATTGCCCCAGGCAACATTTCGATCCGTCATGGTTTTATGGGCCCTAACTATACCACGGTTTCAGCTTGTGCTTCTGCTGCCAATGCGATGTTCGATGCTTTAAATAATATTCGCTTGGGATATAGCGATATCATTATTTCTGGTGGATCTGAAGCTGCGGTAACCAAAGCGGGAATGGGAGGATTTAATGCTATGCATGCGCTGTCTACCAGAAACGAGAGCCCGGAAACAGCTTCCAGGCCTTTTGATGCTACCAGGGATGGTTTTGTGTTAGGAGAAGGAGCAGGTGCCTTGGTTTTAGAAGAGTATGAACATGCAAAGGCTCGTGGAGCTAAGATCTATGCCGAATTTATTGGCGGTGGACTTTCTTCTGATGCGTACCACATGACGGCGCCACATCCAGAAGGAACAGGGGTTGTGGCAGTAATGGAGAATTGTTTGCAAAATGCAGGTTTAAAGCCGCAAGATGTAGATGCTATTAATACGCATGGAACTTCTACACCTCTAGGGGATGTAGCAGAGCTTAAAGCAATTTCCAAAGTTTTTGGAGAGCATGCGAAGAAAATCAATATAAATTCAACCAAATCCATGACAGGCCACCTTTTAGGAGCTGCAGGAGCTATTGAAGCTATTTCTTCGATACTTTCTATGAAACATGGAATTGTTCCCCCAACGATCAATCACGAACATCGGGATGAAAACATAGATCCAGAGTTAAATCTTACCTTGAACACAGCGCAAAAACGCAAAGTGAACGTGGTAATGAGCAACACTTTTGGATTTGGAGGTCATAACGCATGTGTACTGTTTAAAAAATTGGATGAATAA
- the rnc gene encoding ribonuclease III codes for MSVIRNILNSRSSKDGNFFIAMQKILGFSPKNINLYKKAFTHRSLNQRDEEGNAINFERLEFLGDAMLSAVIAAFLFKKVPGGNEGYLTKMRSKVVSRKHLNELGKDLNLIGHVQTNIPKEQFGANIHGNLFEALIGAIYWDRGYKYCKKFIYDRVIIPYVDIEQLEGKVISYKSLLIEWCQKTKKEFSYEVYDDSGQDEVKHFAVKLRIDDKVVAKARATSKKKAEEKASKRAYYALQTRIDI; via the coding sequence ATGAGTGTTATTCGAAACATATTAAATTCCCGTTCTTCTAAAGACGGGAATTTTTTTATAGCTATGCAAAAGATCTTGGGTTTTAGCCCGAAGAACATCAATCTCTATAAAAAAGCATTTACTCATAGGTCTTTAAACCAAAGAGATGAAGAAGGAAACGCTATAAATTTTGAGCGGCTGGAATTTCTGGGCGATGCAATGCTTAGCGCTGTAATTGCCGCCTTTTTATTTAAGAAAGTTCCAGGAGGAAACGAAGGTTATCTTACCAAAATGCGTTCCAAGGTGGTAAGCCGAAAGCATTTAAACGAACTCGGGAAAGACTTGAACCTTATAGGACATGTGCAAACAAACATTCCAAAAGAACAATTTGGCGCCAATATTCATGGAAATCTCTTTGAAGCACTTATAGGAGCCATTTATTGGGACCGTGGTTATAAGTATTGCAAAAAATTCATTTATGATAGGGTGATAATCCCCTATGTGGATATCGAGCAGCTGGAAGGAAAGGTGATTAGTTATAAGAGCCTGCTTATAGAATGGTGCCAAAAGACAAAAAAGGAATTCAGCTACGAGGTTTACGACGATTCTGGGCAAGATGAAGTAAAACACTTTGCAGTAAAACTTAGGATAGACGACAAGGTGGTGGCAAAAGCAAGAGCTACTTCAAAAAAGAAGGCAGAAGAAAAGGCTTCTAAAAGAGCCTATTATGCACTTCAAACTAGGATAGATATCTAA
- a CDS encoding IPExxxVDY family protein, translating to MLSHKLPLDDVEDSYHLLAIHSSLEEFKMAFLLNRNLQLSLRRAPFDVDFNHGEIQALYPLYFFKEPAEYRTYYLFKNKYKGFVKKVVSSGSLFVEEEISTQLTYLIPEYKKVDYFLKIEDDLEEGVIQDLLNAISRIPKVITTFVVDVNQLKSRNNLIVD from the coding sequence ATGTTATCCCATAAATTACCGTTGGATGATGTAGAGGACAGTTATCATTTATTGGCCATCCATAGTTCTTTAGAAGAATTTAAAATGGCTTTTCTATTGAATAGGAATCTGCAATTAAGCCTTAGGCGTGCTCCATTCGATGTAGATTTTAATCACGGGGAAATACAAGCTTTATATCCACTTTATTTTTTTAAAGAACCTGCGGAATACCGCACCTATTACTTATTTAAGAACAAGTACAAAGGATTTGTGAAAAAGGTGGTTAGTTCGGGGTCGTTGTTCGTAGAAGAAGAAATCTCTACCCAACTCACCTATTTAATTCCGGAGTATAAAAAGGTGGATTATTTTTTAAAGATAGAAGATGATCTGGAGGAAGGGGTTATTCAAGATTTATTGAATGCCATAAGCAGAATTCCGAAGGTTATCACAACATTCGTAGTTGATGTAAATCAGCTAAAATCAAGAAACAATTTAATTGTAGATTAA
- the pyk gene encoding pyruvate kinase gives MPTNKRTKIVATLGPATIEKSVLKDMLEAGVNVFRVNFSHADYEDVKERIKMIRDLNEEFGYAAAILADLQGPKLRVGKMKEEIVVSPGDQIIFATGKEFKGTAARVYMNYEQFPRDVQPGERILLDDGKLMFEIVSTNKENEVVAKVIQGGPLKSKKGVNLPNTNISLPALTSKDIKDAIFACEQEVDWIALSFVRNAEDLLELQNLIKEHSEHKIPIIAKIEKPEGVENIDKIVAYCDGLMVARGDLGVEIPAQEVPLIQKQLVLIAKKARIPVIIATQMMETMITSLTPTRAEVNDVANSVMDGADAVMLSGETSVGNYPVQVIEKMTQIIKSVENSPLIKVPHDPPHVRTNRYITKSVCYHAAIMANEIKATAICTLTNSGYTAFQISAWRPESNILVFTSNHRILSQLSLLWGVKAFFYDKFSSTDETIEDINNIARDNGYAGVGDFMINLASMPIANKGMVNTLRISEIE, from the coding sequence ATGCCAACAAATAAAAGAACAAAAATTGTAGCCACTTTAGGACCCGCAACCATCGAAAAATCTGTTTTAAAAGATATGCTGGAAGCAGGAGTAAATGTGTTTAGGGTTAATTTTTCACATGCAGACTATGAAGATGTGAAAGAACGAATTAAAATGATCCGGGACCTTAATGAAGAATTTGGATATGCCGCAGCAATACTGGCCGATCTTCAAGGCCCTAAATTAAGGGTGGGAAAAATGAAGGAAGAAATAGTTGTAAGCCCAGGAGATCAGATTATTTTTGCTACCGGAAAGGAATTTAAAGGAACTGCTGCCCGGGTTTATATGAACTATGAGCAATTTCCAAGAGATGTGCAGCCGGGAGAACGCATATTGTTGGATGACGGTAAGTTGATGTTTGAAATTGTAAGCACCAATAAGGAAAACGAAGTGGTTGCAAAAGTAATTCAAGGCGGGCCTTTAAAGTCCAAAAAAGGTGTAAACCTACCCAACACAAATATCTCGCTGCCAGCACTTACCTCTAAGGATATTAAAGATGCCATTTTTGCCTGCGAACAAGAAGTGGATTGGATCGCACTTTCTTTCGTGAGAAATGCTGAAGACCTGTTGGAATTACAAAACTTGATCAAGGAACACAGCGAGCATAAAATTCCAATCATTGCAAAAATTGAAAAACCAGAGGGCGTAGAGAACATCGATAAAATAGTAGCGTATTGCGATGGTTTAATGGTGGCTAGAGGAGATCTTGGTGTAGAGATCCCTGCCCAGGAAGTACCACTTATCCAAAAGCAATTGGTGCTTATCGCTAAAAAAGCACGAATTCCCGTGATCATCGCCACTCAAATGATGGAAACCATGATCACTAGCCTTACCCCTACACGGGCAGAGGTAAATGATGTGGCAAATTCTGTGATGGACGGGGCAGATGCCGTAATGTTAAGCGGGGAAACCTCGGTTGGAAATTATCCAGTACAGGTGATAGAAAAAATGACGCAAATTATAAAGAGCGTAGAAAACTCACCGTTAATCAAGGTGCCTCACGATCCACCCCATGTTAGAACCAATAGGTACATTACAAAATCTGTTTGTTATCATGCGGCTATCATGGCAAATGAAATAAAGGCAACAGCTATTTGTACCTTGACCAATAGTGGGTATACGGCATTTCAAATATCTGCCTGGAGACCAGAATCCAATATTTTGGTTTTTACCTCCAACCATAGAATTTTATCCCAGTTGAGTTTGCTTTGGGGTGTTAAGGCGTTTTTCTACGACAAGTTTTCCAGTACAGATGAAACCATAGAAGATATAAACAACATCGCCCGTGACAACGGATATGCCGGAGTTGGGGATTTTATGATCAATCTAGCTTCCATGCCCATTGCAAATAAAGGAATGGTTAATACCTTGAGAATTTCTGAAATAGAATAA
- the dinB gene encoding DNA polymerase IV, which yields MKTQFPIRKIIHIDMDAFYASVEQLDNPDLRNKPVAVGGSSDRGVVSAASYEARKFGVKSAMSSVIAKRNCPGLIFVKARFDRYKEISSQIRTIFLEYTDLVEPLSLDEAYLDVTENKKGIPSATLIAKEIREKIKEKTGLNASAGISINKFIAKVASDINKPNGQKTINPEEVEEFLEQLQIRKFYGVGKVTAEKMYQLGIFKGLQLKEKSEEFLTENFGKSGKYYYNVVRGIHTSEVKVDRIRKSLGAERTFNENIASEIFMMERLENIAEEIERRLKRSKVAGKTVTLKIKYSDFTLQTRSKTLPYFIASKEVILDTAKDLLYQERMKNSVRLLGITLSNLNTEKKQTIEKVQEIAVQLKFEF from the coding sequence GTGAAAACCCAGTTCCCAATTCGAAAGATAATTCATATAGACATGGATGCATTTTACGCATCTGTAGAGCAATTGGACAATCCCGACTTGCGGAACAAACCAGTGGCTGTTGGAGGAAGTTCAGATAGAGGCGTGGTTTCTGCAGCGAGCTACGAAGCCCGGAAATTTGGCGTAAAAAGTGCGATGAGCAGTGTAATTGCCAAAAGAAATTGCCCAGGGCTCATCTTTGTAAAAGCCAGATTCGATCGATACAAAGAAATATCAAGTCAAATTAGGACAATCTTCCTGGAGTATACAGATCTGGTGGAGCCGCTTTCTTTGGATGAAGCCTATTTGGACGTCACCGAGAATAAAAAAGGGATTCCCAGTGCTACTCTAATCGCGAAAGAAATTCGGGAGAAAATAAAGGAGAAGACTGGATTGAATGCTTCCGCAGGGATTTCCATCAACAAGTTTATAGCGAAAGTTGCCAGTGACATCAACAAACCCAACGGCCAAAAAACAATAAACCCGGAAGAGGTTGAGGAATTTTTGGAACAACTTCAAATTAGAAAATTCTATGGTGTTGGAAAAGTGACCGCAGAGAAAATGTACCAATTGGGAATCTTTAAAGGACTTCAACTAAAAGAAAAATCTGAAGAATTCTTAACCGAGAATTTTGGGAAAAGCGGCAAGTATTATTACAATGTGGTTCGTGGCATTCATACCAGCGAAGTAAAAGTAGACAGAATACGAAAATCCCTTGGTGCAGAAAGGACTTTTAATGAAAACATAGCTTCAGAGATCTTTATGATGGAACGCTTGGAGAATATCGCCGAAGAAATCGAACGCAGGCTAAAAAGGAGCAAAGTTGCAGGGAAAACGGTTACTTTAAAGATAAAATATAGTGATTTTACCTTGCAAACCAGGAGCAAGACCCTGCCTTATTTTATTGCGTCAAAAGAAGTGATCCTGGATACTGCGAAGGACTTATTATATCAAGAAAGGATGAAAAATTCGGTTCGACTGTTGGGAATTACTCTTTCAAATTTAAATACTGAGAAAAAGCAAACTATAGAGAAAGTACAGGAAATTGCAGTACAGTTGAAGTTTGAGTTTTAA
- a CDS encoding NAD-dependent epimerase/dehydratase family protein, with protein MKSAILLGATGLTGGHLLKIVLNDPKYDKVKVFSRSSVGVKHEKLEEHLVDLLKLDDYKDSFHADEVYCCIGTTKSKTPDKETYKKIDFGIPVAAAKLCRKNNIDTFLVISALGADANSSIFYNKVKGEMQHQVLEQGIKNTYIFQPSLIAGNREEERFFEKLGIEGMKVFNNLLIGSFKKYRSIHPETIAKAMHICANSGYPKILIESDEIQKLASE; from the coding sequence ATGAAATCAGCGATATTATTAGGGGCAACAGGATTGACCGGAGGGCACTTACTAAAAATAGTATTGAATGACCCTAAATATGATAAGGTAAAGGTTTTTTCAAGATCTAGTGTGGGTGTTAAACATGAGAAATTGGAAGAGCATTTGGTCGATCTACTAAAGCTGGATGATTATAAAGACAGTTTTCATGCAGATGAAGTGTACTGCTGTATTGGAACCACTAAAAGTAAAACCCCGGATAAGGAAACGTATAAAAAAATCGACTTCGGAATTCCGGTGGCCGCAGCTAAACTTTGCAGGAAAAATAATATCGATACCTTTTTGGTGATCTCCGCGCTGGGCGCCGATGCTAACAGCAGTATTTTTTATAATAAAGTGAAAGGCGAAATGCAGCATCAAGTATTGGAGCAAGGTATTAAGAACACCTATATTTTTCAGCCCTCCTTAATTGCAGGGAATAGGGAAGAAGAGCGATTTTTTGAAAAACTTGGCATCGAAGGAATGAAGGTATTCAATAACCTTTTGATTGGTTCCTTTAAAAAATATAGATCTATACACCCGGAGACTATTGCCAAAGCAATGCATATTTGCGCAAACTCTGGTTATCCAAAAATATTGATAGAATCTGATGAGATCCAGAAATTGGCTTCAGAATAA
- a CDS encoding CYTH domain-containing protein → MMEIERKFLVTSDKYKTEAFKTSEIKQGYLNSHPERTTRIRVQGKIAFITIKGKSSASGLSRFEWEKEIPADEALELLKLCEPGVIKKVRYFVKSKEFTFEIDEFSGDNKGLIVAEIELKSENDTFDKPEWLGEEVTGDLRYYNSQLSKNPFKNWGK, encoded by the coding sequence ATGATGGAAATAGAACGAAAATTTTTAGTGACCTCAGATAAATATAAGACAGAAGCATTTAAAACTTCAGAAATAAAACAAGGCTATTTGAATTCCCATCCAGAAAGGACCACCAGGATCCGGGTTCAGGGTAAAATAGCATTTATTACCATTAAGGGGAAGTCATCAGCAAGTGGTTTATCCAGATTTGAATGGGAAAAAGAGATCCCAGCCGATGAAGCTTTGGAGCTTTTAAAACTTTGTGAGCCGGGAGTAATTAAGAAGGTGAGGTATTTCGTGAAATCCAAAGAATTTACATTTGAAATTGACGAATTCTCGGGGGATAATAAGGGTCTTATAGTGGCAGAAATCGAATTGAAGTCTGAAAATGACACTTTTGATAAACCAGAGTGGCTTGGAGAAGAAGTCACCGGAGATTTGAGATATTATAATTCGCAACTCAGTAAAAATCCATTTAAAAACTGGGGAAAATAG
- a CDS encoding phospholipase A, producing the protein MKRILFTCLIFFAFFIHSTAFGQRLTRKQVYDTIKEMPAFSSYQDNYFITGVPTNKAITKNNSDIKYQISFKQLVSRATLPLNSYLFLTYSQKAFWNVYSLSSPFEEINFNPGIGLGKPVFNKEGYIFGLAELKFEHESNGRDSLDSRSWNRITGAFHTPIGRRTLLSVKAWAPIAYKENHPDILDYVGLGEIKVEQTIIRNRLIADLTVRKGLEGWKGAASSRLLYKLFNNSGNQYLMLEWFVGYAESLIDYDKYTSMVRLGYVIKSSALDILKSQ; encoded by the coding sequence ATGAAGAGAATACTATTTACCTGCCTTATCTTTTTTGCTTTTTTTATCCACTCTACAGCATTTGGCCAACGTCTAACGAGAAAACAGGTGTATGATACCATTAAGGAAATGCCGGCCTTTTCCAGCTATCAGGATAATTATTTTATTACCGGGGTACCAACTAACAAAGCCATTACAAAAAACAATTCAGATATTAAATACCAGATCAGTTTTAAGCAATTGGTGAGCAGGGCGACTTTACCTCTAAACAGTTACTTATTCCTAACCTATTCCCAAAAAGCTTTTTGGAACGTATACAGCTTGTCCAGTCCTTTTGAAGAGATCAATTTTAACCCGGGCATTGGTCTTGGAAAACCGGTTTTTAATAAGGAGGGATATATCTTTGGGCTTGCTGAATTAAAATTTGAACACGAATCCAATGGAAGGGACAGTTTAGATAGTAGGAGTTGGAATAGGATCACTGGAGCTTTCCATACTCCAATTGGAAGAAGGACTTTACTTAGTGTTAAAGCTTGGGCACCGATAGCATATAAAGAGAACCATCCAGATATTTTAGACTATGTGGGACTTGGTGAAATTAAAGTAGAACAAACCATTATCCGCAACAGGTTAATCGCCGATCTTACAGTTAGAAAAGGTTTAGAAGGTTGGAAAGGGGCTGCTTCTAGTCGTCTTCTTTATAAACTGTTCAACAATTCCGGAAACCAATATTTAATGCTGGAATGGTTTGTGGGATATGCAGAAAGCTTAATAGACTATGATAAATACACGAGCATGGTACGCCTTGGATATGTAATAAAGTCGTCTGCTCTAGACATCCTGAAATCCCAATAA